In Rhodoligotrophos defluvii, a genomic segment contains:
- a CDS encoding DUF992 domain-containing protein → MRFVSSAVVATSLALAAFTSPAQAGGVKVGVLTCTVAGGTGFILGSDKAVACDFVGNGRKEYYRGTFRKFGIDIGTTKKAYVKWVVFAPTPRFKRGALAGTYAGITGEATVGGGVGANALVGGGSRSFTLQPFSASIQTGANVALGVGALELRYVK, encoded by the coding sequence ATGCGTTTCGTGAGCAGCGCGGTCGTCGCGACGAGCCTGGCATTGGCCGCCTTCACCAGCCCCGCTCAGGCCGGCGGCGTGAAGGTGGGCGTGCTGACCTGCACGGTGGCGGGCGGCACCGGCTTCATTCTGGGTTCGGACAAGGCCGTCGCCTGCGATTTCGTCGGCAACGGCCGCAAGGAATATTATCGCGGCACATTCCGCAAATTCGGCATTGATATCGGCACCACCAAGAAAGCCTATGTAAAATGGGTGGTGTTCGCACCCACCCCCCGCTTCAAGCGCGGAGCGCTCGCCGGCACCTATGCCGGCATCACCGGCGAAGCCACAGTGGGCGGCGGCGTGGGCGCCAATGCGCTGGTGGGCGGCGGCAGCCGCTCCTTCACCCTGCAGCCGTTCAGCGCCTCGATCCAGACGGGCGCAAACGTCGCCCTGGGCGTCGGCGCGCTGGAGCTGCGCTATGTGAAGTAG
- a CDS encoding phosphoserine transaminase, whose amino-acid sequence MADMMKPAQRPVNPLFSSGPCAKIPGWTPELLNSAFLGRSHRAKDGKARLKRAIDLTREVLEVPDTHRIGIVPASDTGAVEMALWTMLGARGVDLLAWESFGEGWVTDVVKQLKLADARVLKAEYGALPDLTAVDFTRDVVFTWNGTTSGVRVPDADWIPADRRGLTICDATSAAFAQRLDFAKLDVVTFSWQKALGGEAAHGMLILGPRAIERLESYSPAWPLPKIFRLTKGGKLIAGIFEGETINTPSMLCVEDYIRALQWAQAIGGLDALIARADANAKVIADWVARTPWIDHLARDPATRSNTSVCLKLSDQAIAGLSAEEQAAIPKAIAATLDREGAAFDIGAYRDAPPGLRIWCGATVETSDLETLLPWLDWAYQQVKAARRAA is encoded by the coding sequence ATGGCAGACATGATGAAACCGGCGCAGCGGCCGGTGAACCCGCTGTTTTCTTCCGGCCCCTGCGCCAAGATCCCCGGCTGGACTCCCGAACTCCTCAACTCCGCTTTTCTCGGCCGTTCCCATCGCGCCAAGGACGGTAAGGCACGGCTGAAACGCGCCATCGACCTTACCCGCGAAGTGTTGGAGGTGCCAGACACGCACCGCATCGGCATCGTGCCGGCCTCCGATACCGGTGCTGTCGAGATGGCGCTGTGGACCATGCTCGGCGCGCGCGGTGTCGACCTCTTGGCCTGGGAAAGCTTTGGCGAGGGCTGGGTCACGGACGTTGTGAAGCAGCTCAAGCTGGCCGATGCCCGCGTGCTCAAGGCGGAATACGGCGCTCTGCCCGACCTCACTGCCGTTGATTTCACGAGGGATGTGGTGTTCACCTGGAACGGCACCACTTCCGGCGTGCGCGTGCCTGATGCGGATTGGATTCCGGCCGATCGCCGAGGCCTCACCATTTGCGATGCCACCTCGGCCGCCTTTGCCCAGCGGCTCGATTTTGCCAAGCTCGATGTGGTGACCTTCTCCTGGCAGAAGGCATTGGGCGGGGAAGCGGCTCACGGGATGCTGATTCTGGGCCCCCGTGCCATCGAGCGGCTGGAGAGCTATAGCCCGGCCTGGCCGCTGCCGAAGATCTTCCGGCTGACCAAGGGCGGCAAGCTCATCGCCGGCATTTTCGAGGGCGAGACCATCAACACGCCCTCCATGCTGTGCGTCGAGGATTACATAAGGGCGCTGCAATGGGCCCAGGCGATTGGCGGCCTCGATGCCCTGATCGCACGGGCAGATGCCAATGCCAAGGTCATTGCCGACTGGGTGGCGCGCACGCCGTGGATCGACCATCTCGCTCGGGATCCTGCCACGCGCTCGAACACGTCCGTCTGCTTGAAGCTGTCCGATCAGGCGATTGCCGGCCTCTCGGCGGAGGAGCAGGCGGCTATCCCAAAGGCCATAGCCGCCACTCTCGACAGGGAAGGGGCAGCGTTCGACATTGGCGCCTATCGCGACGCGCCGCCGGGCCTGCGCATCTGGTGCGGTGCCACGGTGGAAACGAGCGACCTCGAGACGCTGCTCCCGTGGCTCGATTGGGCCTACCAGCAGGTAAAGGCGGCGCGGCGCGCGGCCTGA
- the serA gene encoding phosphoglycerate dehydrogenase, whose product MAPRVLIADKLSDRAVEIFRERGIETDVQVGLDRDQLIAIIGDYDGLAVRSATKVTVKVLEAAHNLKVIGRAGIGVDNIDVPAATAKGVIVMNTPHGNAITTAEHAIALMMALARQIPEANASTQAGKWEKSRFMGVELTSKVLGIIGCGNIGSIVADRAIGLHMKVIAYDPFLSEERAVDLGVEKVELDELLRRADIITLHTPLTDKTRGIIDAAALAKTRKGVRIINCARGGLVVEADLKAALESGHVAGAALDVFEEEPAKANPLFGMPNVVCTPHLGASTAEAQENVALQVAEQMSDYLLYGAVSNAVNMPSITAEEAPRLKPFVRLAEQLGSFAGQLTETSLKSIRIEYAGDVAEMNVRALTSALLAGLFRPMLSDVNMVNAPLIARERGIAVDEVLQTQRGTFENYIRLTVVTERQERSVAGTVFSDGKPRIIQIKGINMEAELGRHMLYVTNEDKPGFIGALGTLLGSSGINIATFHLGREGPGRQAIALVEIDEALPTDVLAKVAALPHVRQAKPLAF is encoded by the coding sequence ATGGCCCCTCGTGTACTCATTGCGGACAAGCTGTCCGATCGCGCCGTCGAAATCTTCCGTGAGCGCGGCATCGAAACCGACGTGCAGGTCGGGCTCGACCGCGACCAGCTGATCGCGATCATCGGAGACTATGACGGGCTGGCAGTGCGGTCCGCCACCAAAGTCACCGTCAAAGTGCTGGAAGCAGCCCACAATCTGAAGGTGATCGGGCGCGCCGGCATCGGCGTCGACAATATCGACGTGCCGGCGGCTACGGCCAAGGGCGTGATCGTGATGAATACGCCGCATGGCAACGCCATCACCACCGCCGAGCATGCCATTGCGCTGATGATGGCGCTGGCCCGCCAAATCCCTGAGGCCAATGCCTCGACCCAGGCGGGCAAATGGGAGAAGTCGCGGTTCATGGGCGTAGAGCTGACCAGCAAGGTGCTGGGCATCATCGGCTGCGGCAATATCGGCTCGATCGTGGCCGACCGGGCCATTGGCCTGCATATGAAGGTGATCGCCTATGATCCGTTCCTGTCGGAGGAACGGGCGGTGGATCTCGGCGTGGAAAAGGTGGAGCTGGACGAGTTGCTCCGCCGGGCCGATATCATCACCCTGCATACCCCGCTGACCGACAAAACCCGCGGGATCATCGATGCTGCCGCCCTGGCCAAAACGCGCAAGGGCGTGCGCATCATCAATTGCGCGCGCGGCGGGCTGGTGGTCGAGGCGGATCTCAAGGCAGCGCTGGAGAGCGGCCATGTTGCGGGGGCGGCGCTGGACGTGTTCGAGGAAGAACCTGCCAAGGCCAACCCGCTGTTCGGCATGCCCAACGTGGTGTGCACGCCCCATCTCGGCGCGTCCACCGCCGAAGCGCAGGAGAATGTGGCGCTGCAGGTGGCGGAGCAGATGTCGGACTATCTGCTCTATGGCGCCGTGTCGAACGCGGTGAACATGCCCTCGATCACCGCCGAGGAGGCGCCGCGGCTGAAGCCCTTCGTGCGTTTGGCCGAGCAGCTCGGCTCGTTCGCGGGGCAGCTGACCGAGACGAGCCTCAAGTCCATCCGCATCGAATATGCGGGCGATGTGGCGGAGATGAATGTCCGAGCGCTGACCAGCGCGCTGCTTGCGGGGCTGTTCCGCCCCATGCTGTCGGACGTGAACATGGTGAACGCGCCGCTCATCGCGCGCGAGCGGGGCATCGCGGTGGACGAGGTGCTGCAGACCCAGCGCGGGACGTTCGAGAACTATATCCGCCTGACCGTGGTCACCGAGCGGCAGGAACGTTCAGTGGCCGGCACGGTCTTCTCCGACGGCAAGCCACGCATCATCCAGATCAAGGGCATCAACATGGAGGCGGAACTCGGCCGCCACATGCTCTATGTGACCAACGAGGACAAGCCCGGCTTCATCGGGGCGCTGGGCACGCTGCTCGGCTCGTCCGGCATCAATATCGCCACGTTCCATCTCGGCCGCGAGGGGCCGGGCCGGCAGGCAATCGCGCTGGTGGAGATCGACGAGGCTTTGCCGACCGACGTGCTGGCCAAGGTGGCAGCGCTGCCCCATGTGCGCCAAGCCAAGCCACTAGCGTTTTGA
- a CDS encoding pectate lyase, which yields MVGAGIVTFACIYGSLLALGSGNLERQDAFPGAQGFGRSAQGGRSGSIIYVDNLNDAGPGSLRACIEASGARTCVFRVSGIIELHSSLVVEREGGFLSVLGQTAPGDGILITVRERPGTVHLTPLVIKNTHDVIVRHLRLRPQIGNGRPNVDGVTIENSLRVYLDHISTSWATDENINAHGDTTDLTIAYSIFGQGLRNHSKCALLGSDPTAPQRISFWRNACISNGDRNPDSNHYAGSCIEITNNVFFNARSEWSEIFTQFPGGTPVILRDNVFKAGPSTNEITFAIKWHRDASVASPVIFERGNRIIAHHDTRPVLVAPDTRQWITNTPSCEAAAPSIGSAFAAYTEVRQGAGAFPRDEVDREFMGQMGGLSSPGHGAITSEPGRLPRMRSARPYSDSDRDGMADGLEPSLGAVVGRFDPWLDGNSDGWTNLDEFTQWLSHERIEGRYPR from the coding sequence ATGGTCGGTGCGGGCATAGTCACTTTCGCGTGCATCTACGGTTCGCTACTGGCACTCGGCTCAGGAAATCTCGAGCGGCAAGATGCTTTCCCCGGCGCCCAGGGGTTCGGAAGGAGTGCCCAGGGCGGGCGCTCAGGCAGCATCATCTACGTCGACAACCTGAACGATGCCGGACCGGGCAGCCTGCGCGCTTGCATCGAAGCTTCTGGTGCCAGGACCTGCGTTTTCCGGGTCAGCGGTATAATCGAGCTTCATTCCTCGCTGGTGGTCGAACGCGAGGGAGGGTTCCTCTCGGTGCTCGGTCAAACGGCGCCCGGCGACGGCATTCTCATAACGGTCCGGGAGCGTCCGGGCACCGTTCACCTCACGCCCTTGGTCATCAAAAACACGCATGACGTCATCGTTCGCCATCTCCGTTTGCGCCCCCAAATCGGAAACGGAAGACCGAATGTCGACGGGGTCACGATTGAGAACAGCCTGCGTGTGTATCTCGACCATATCTCCACATCATGGGCAACCGATGAAAATATCAACGCGCATGGCGACACGACCGACCTGACGATTGCCTATTCCATCTTCGGCCAGGGACTGCGAAACCATAGCAAATGCGCGCTGCTTGGTTCTGACCCGACCGCGCCGCAACGCATTTCCTTCTGGCGAAATGCCTGCATATCGAACGGAGATCGCAACCCCGATAGCAACCACTACGCCGGGTCCTGTATCGAAATCACGAATAACGTGTTCTTCAACGCCCGTTCCGAATGGAGCGAAATCTTCACTCAATTTCCGGGCGGCACGCCGGTGATTTTAAGAGACAACGTGTTCAAGGCAGGGCCGAGCACGAACGAGATTACATTTGCAATCAAATGGCATAGAGATGCGAGTGTGGCCTCACCTGTGATCTTTGAACGCGGGAATAGAATCATCGCCCATCACGACACCAGGCCCGTACTGGTGGCTCCGGACACACGACAATGGATCACCAACACTCCCTCCTGCGAGGCCGCAGCGCCGAGCATCGGTTCGGCATTCGCGGCTTACACAGAGGTTCGCCAAGGAGCGGGCGCATTTCCGCGAGACGAAGTCGACCGGGAATTCATGGGACAAATGGGAGGCTTAAGTAGCCCCGGACACGGTGCGATCACCTCCGAACCCGGCCGCTTGCCAAGAATGAGATCGGCCCGGCCCTATTCTGACAGCGATAGGGATGGTATGGCCGATGGCCTTGAGCCCTCGCTAGGCGCGGTCGTCGGCCGGTTCGATCCGTGGCTGGATGGCAATTCCGATGGCTGGACCAATCTCGATGAGTTTACGCAATGGCTCTCGCATGAGCGAATCGAAGGCCGCTATCCGCGCTAG
- a CDS encoding glycosyltransferase, with the protein MSFMHSGENGDWEKLAVLNCITGLNIGGAEHMLVRYIRNLVGGPFELSVLSLMTPGALHRDLLALHVPVASLAMARTLPSWRAISGLRQVFGRMQPSLVHGWMYHGNMAGSVGALLSSKPPVIWSVHHSLADIHNENGMTQALIRMSAIMSKSTAAIVYCSRVSAEQHEKLGYDPEKRVIIPNGVDCSIFRPRAGARDKLKATLGLGENCLVIGNVARAHPMKDHRTLVRAGHILVRQGLDIHLLFVGADHENGIVMEESATLGISDRVSILGPQADVSEIVAGLDIYASSSAWGEAFSLAILEAMASGVPAITTDVGDCAELVGDADLTAPPSNAEALAAVLGRLCQASPDERAARGLRARRRVVESYSLETYVRRHMRLYERVLAEARRVQPSLLAIFGTWGMQLGVVV; encoded by the coding sequence ATGAGTTTTATGCATTCCGGCGAGAATGGTGATTGGGAAAAGCTAGCCGTTCTCAACTGCATCACCGGCCTCAATATCGGTGGCGCCGAGCATATGCTGGTTCGATATATCCGCAACCTGGTCGGTGGTCCCTTCGAGTTGTCGGTGCTGTCTTTGATGACGCCAGGGGCTCTGCACCGGGACCTGCTCGCGCTGCATGTGCCGGTCGCTAGCCTCGCAATGGCGCGCACGCTTCCCTCATGGCGAGCCATCAGCGGTTTAAGGCAAGTCTTCGGTCGAATGCAACCAAGCCTGGTGCATGGATGGATGTATCACGGCAACATGGCGGGTTCCGTTGGGGCATTGCTGTCGTCGAAGCCGCCGGTGATCTGGAGCGTCCACCACTCGCTTGCGGACATCCATAATGAAAACGGTATGACTCAGGCGCTCATCCGCATGTCAGCAATCATGTCCAAATCGACCGCTGCCATCGTCTACTGCTCAAGAGTCTCGGCGGAACAGCACGAGAAGCTGGGCTATGATCCGGAGAAGCGGGTCATCATCCCCAATGGCGTTGATTGCAGCATCTTTCGGCCGCGGGCCGGCGCTCGCGACAAACTGAAAGCGACCCTTGGTCTCGGGGAGAATTGCCTCGTCATCGGCAATGTAGCGCGTGCCCACCCGATGAAGGATCACCGGACTTTAGTGAGGGCAGGCCACATCCTGGTGCGTCAGGGGCTGGACATCCACTTGCTGTTCGTAGGCGCTGACCATGAGAATGGGATTGTGATGGAGGAATCCGCGACGCTGGGGATCAGTGACCGGGTCAGCATCTTGGGGCCACAGGCGGACGTCAGCGAGATTGTCGCTGGCCTGGACATCTATGCATCCTCATCCGCTTGGGGCGAAGCATTCTCGCTTGCGATCCTCGAAGCGATGGCGTCCGGCGTGCCAGCGATCACCACAGATGTCGGTGATTGTGCGGAACTCGTCGGCGATGCCGATCTGACTGCACCACCAAGCAATGCAGAGGCACTTGCCGCTGTGCTCGGCCGCCTTTGTCAGGCTTCTCCCGACGAGCGCGCCGCCCGCGGCCTGCGTGCAAGACGCCGCGTTGTAGAAAGCTACTCGCTTGAAACCTATGTTCGCAGGCATATGCGGCTCTATGAGCGCGTGCTAGCTGAAGCTCGGCGGGTCCAGCCATCTCTGCTTGCTATATTCGGGACCTGGGGGATGCAATTGGGGGTCGTCGTTTAG